The Numida meleagris isolate 19003 breed g44 Domestic line chromosome 12, NumMel1.0, whole genome shotgun sequence genome includes a window with the following:
- the HRH2 gene encoding histamine H2 receptor, with the protein MDTCSNLTNPSKTMDFSLQLLVGSCLALLIVFTLCGNIVVCLAVSLDRRLRSLTNCIIVSLAITDLLLALLVLPFSAFYELTSEWPFGSTLCNIYLSLDVMLCTASILNLFIISLDRYFAVTTPLRYRQLVTPSRVAVGLVVIWAVSLMVSFLPIHLGWNTNGTTVQNTTPNCTRECKLEVNSVYGLVDSLLTFYIPLVIMCITYYRIFKIAREQAKRINHTWCCSSNSPLPPMVKEHKATVTLAVVMGAFIICWFPYFTVFTYRGVWGDSSVKGTPMSIVLWLGYANSALNPILYGTFNRDFRVAYQHLLHCWRTGDRKSSLQKGQPRGRSSKESLDGQEGKHLKLEMRNGKGTLLVDGALQSDGTSP; encoded by the exons ATGGATACATGCAGCAACCTCACAAACCCTTCAAAAACCATGGacttctccctgcagctgctggtcGGGTCATGCCTGGCCCTACTCATCGTGTTCACTCTCTGCGGTAACATCGTTGTGTGCCTGGCCGTCAGCCTGGACCGCCGGCTCCGCAGCCTGACCAACTGCATCATCGTCTCGTTGGCCATCACCGacctgctgctggccctgctggtgctgcccTTCTCCGCCTTCTACGAGCTCACTAGCGAGTGGCCCTTTGGCAGCACCTTGTGCAACATCTACCTCAGCCTGGATGTCATGCTGTGCACAGCTTCCATCCTCAACCTCTTCATTATCAGCCTGGACCGCTACTTTGCCGTCACCACCCCGCTGCGCTACCGGCAGCTGGTCACCCCGTCCCGCGTGGCCGTGGGCTTGGTTGTTATTTGGGCGGTTTCGCTGATGGTCTCCTTCCTCCCGATCCACCTGGGGTGGAATACCAATGGGACAACAGTCCAGAACACAACACCCAACTGCACCAGGGAATGCAAGCTGGAGGTGAACTCTGTGTACGGGCTGGTGGACTCCTTGCTCACCTTCTACATCCCTCTGGTCATCATGTGCATCACCTACTACCGGATATTCAAGATAGCGAGGGAGCAAGCCAAGAGGATAAACCACAcgtggtgctgcagcagcaacagcccCTTGCCACCCATGGTGAAGGAACACAAAGCCACTGTGACACTGGCAGTGGTGATGGGAGCCTTCATCATCTGCTGGTTCCCCTATTTCACGGTGTTCACGTACCGAGGGGTGTGGGgggacagcagtgtgaaagGCACACCCATGTCCATCGTGCTCTGGCTGGGCTATGCCAACTCAGCACTGAACCCCATCCTCTATGGGACGTTCAACAGAGATTTTCGGGTGGCATACCAGCACTTGCTGCACTGCTGGAGGACGGGGGACCGCAAAAGCTCCCTACAGAAGGGTCAGCCCCggggcaggagcagcaaggagagCCTGGATGGGCAGGAGGGGAAACACCTGAAGCTGGAGATGAGGAATGGGAAGGGCACCTTGCTGGTAGATGGAGCCCTGCAGAG TGATGGAACTTCCCCGTGA